A genomic region of Canis lupus baileyi chromosome 17, mCanLup2.hap1, whole genome shotgun sequence contains the following coding sequences:
- the AKAP11 gene encoding A-kinase anchor protein 11 isoform X2, whose amino-acid sequence MATFQTLRNSHMKTRASVRKSFSEDVFQSVKSLLQSEKELCTISAEDCLKQDEHANLTEVTFLGFNEETDAAHIQDLAAVSVELPDLLNSLHFCSLNENEIICMKDISKSSDTNSGPLNQSQHSGMLCVMRVSPTLPRLRIDFIFSLLSKYATGIRYTLDTYLHQKHQLETAKEDDDDDTNQSVSSIEDDFVTAFEHLEEEEASKPYNDGINITALKSQCDAASQTSSGHHLETHDLRILVSSGRQKSLANPSASLINVLGHKELPSVKTSVTTLISEPWIQKSFYRSSNASDKGSDAQKTLFSSSPAYSSESECSSPSPVIFLDEEGYQKSLKAKLELPKIPVMKDDIEDSDSEVSEFFDSFDQFDELEQTLEASCSFPKDPVLGKPSQKKGHKHEKSCSVTTTMNPQKFKFDRPALPANVRKPTPRKPESPYSNLCDAPDSPRPVKASGEDSGLFSPIRSSAFSPLGGCTPAECFCQTDTGGDKIHENHDSVYYTYEDYANSISCEVLGSVLHTQHTHATSNIHSIKKGENKTIALKNGSLDQKNKSKNTSLMIKDSIQKFASDLVEKSFGSAFKDLQKGVSSCTNALCHLAIKLTSSIFQMAFNELRRQCAFSLRERAISSLANFLVSEALSNALQDLQYVKKQIFTNTVARFAADLAEELVFEGIMEVCQFSYPPTPTSPQCWSLDCEDRVVKSYAKDLSESVIQEAFIELSQVDVTFTTKAAVSVSTDNLKCASTENLVPLTQTSTFSPAFNNQTVMATRPMQEYKKEYTVQQALFCTSGVVTSIPVPLAGNALLPYHISSNTYQAKSLQSSDGNNLNGDSIQTRVTTKNKEEEVACLRNICLPSDHNPGSQKDFKPTNDDIEMQSSSKLPSDPVIISNFSTAMVHTIVNETLESMTSFKGTNTVDEHTDCVTTAVKGKPFAFHSDQATLQLSEASNKDMFADQLSKSILKHSIDKSKSVLPNVDKSAEHKEGLPIPREESQFPKFSDPQDHLTHCLLSVGKDYVPECKGSSAHGFSLETLPPCPTIVGQKPDLKEVAKDKSVKKHNLNNTALEPLSFGQEHPFPHSHTLSSTVLTCVDGLHVEDKQKIRDGNVIPGTPPSTPLVPSQASSEWDIKKLTKKLKGELAKEFAPATPPSTPHNSSVGSLSENEQNTIEKEEFMLKLMRSLSEEVESSEDEEHPEVDVKSEHPGKKVQFAESLATHIISLATEMAASHLDNKVIQEPRVKSPCLNAQSQRSVSPAVLNCSEENLQTLCNFASDMAAEVITEAEKIAKVRSCMPFRQRKNSCYVDGGRDDRLEEKLEMEAVAYPREGDPFILSLPPNPFMSGLTYKYPSCESVTDEYAGHIIQVLKQEGGNRELIMDQYANRLAYRSVKSGLQEAAKTTKMKCSSKMFPLQSSQVKTKNELLIFLNKEHHQEVDKERQSKRNGGYLCKNQTCEWTRDTYKNESSELYNFSTSLAHSITRDVKKELTTSTVGLPKSLTDSCLYEKSGCDEDTKSHIEPEFLQSLQPPSQNHRFYHSTGNLNGYGHGENVVQAIEQYAKKVVDDTLELSLGSAVFHESESTKAADRVTYAEKLSPLISQACRYCDRKELHDCTGNSSQHISRLDSFASGKPVSVSKLSNIHQESRICHLDVPQIHVGLDKKTVLAEKIVAEAIEKAERELSNTSLAADSGIGQDGISFVESLTTEIMTSAMTNVGRAVSSPKEIEDLQSTESFGSQQMNLSIGDDSTGSWSNLSFEDEHQDESSSFHHLSESDEPDDKDEDPEDDGEGLGPDRKILLITNIDMEPCTVDPQLRIILQWLVASEAEVTELYLHDSAKKEFIQLSKRLQEKGWKVGDVVQAVLQYYEVQEERHKSLFDWLLEDA is encoded by the exons agctTCAGTGAAGATGTGTTCCAGTCTGTCAAGTCTTTATTACAGAGTGAGAAGGAACTATGCACTATATCAGCAGAGGATTGTTTAAAGCAGGATGAACATGCCAATTTGACTGAG GTTACATTTCTAGGTTTTAATGAAGAAACAGATGCTGCTCATATACAG GATTTAGCTGCAGTTTCTGTGGAACTTCCAGATCTTCTGAATTCATTGCACTTCTGCAgtctaaatgaaaatgaaatcatttgtaTGAAGGATATAAGTAAATCATCAGATACAAACAGTGGTCCTCTAAATCAG AGTCAGCATTCTGGAATGCTCTGCGTCATGAGAGTGTCACCTACATTACCAAGACTCAGAATTGATTTTATCTTTAGTCTCCTAAGTAAATATGCTACTGGTATAAGATACACCCTGGACACATATTTGCATCAGAAGCACCAACTTGAGACTGCTAAGGAAGACGATGATGATGACACCAACCAGTCTGTGTCTTCCATAGAGGATGACTTTGTCACTGCTTTTGAGCACTTAGAGGAAGAAGAGGCCTCAAAGCCGTATAATGATG GAATAAATATTACTGCACTAAAGAGCCAGTGTGATGCTGCTTCACAGACTTCTTCTGGTCACCATTTAGAAACCCATGATTTAAGGATTCTGGTTAGTTCTGGGAGGCAGAAGTCATTGGCTAACCCTTCAGCTTCCTTAATAAATGTGCTGGGACATAAAGAACTACCTTCTGTGAAAACTTCAGTCACCACGTTAATTTCTGAGCCTTGGATCCAAAAGAGTTTCTACAGGTCATCTAATGCTTCAGATAAAGGTAGTGATGCacagaaaacattattttcttcttcccctgcctACTCCTCTGAATCTGAATGCTCAAGTCCAAGTCCTGTTATTTTCTTGGATGAAGAGGGTTATCAGAAAAGTTTAAAAGCAAAACTTGAGTTACCTAAAATTCCTGTGATGAAAGATGATATAGAAGATTCAGACTCAGAAGTAAGTGAATTTTTTGATAGTTTTGATCAGTTTGATGAACTAGAACAAACTTTAGAGGCTTCTTGTTCATTTCCAAAAGATCCTGTCCTAGGGAAGCCATCGCAAAAGAAAGGACACAAACATGAAAAATCTTGCTCTGTAACCACTACTATGAATCCTCAAAAATTCAAGTTTGATCGTCCAGCTCTCCCAGCTAATGTTAGAAAGCCAACTCCTCGTAAACCGGAATCCCCTTATAGTAACCTGTGTGATGCCCCGGATTCACCTCGCCCAGTGAAGGCGTCAGGGGAAGACAGTGGTTTGTTTAGCCCTATTCGATCTTCTGCCTTTAGTCCTCTTGGAGGCTGTACTCCTGCTGAATGTTTTTGCCAAACAGATACTGGTGGAGATAAGATTCATGAAAATCATGATTCTGTTTATTACACCTATGAGGATTATGCAAATAGCATTTCATGTGAGGTATTGGGCTCAGTTCTTCATACCCAGCACACTCATGCAACCTCAAATATTCATAGtattaaaaagggagaaaataaaaccatagctCTTAAGAATGGAAGCCttgatcaaaaaaataaatctaaaaatacatCCTTGATGATTAAAGACAGTATTCAGAAATTTGCATCAGATCTCGTGGAAAAAAGTTTCGGCAGTGCATTTAAAGACTTACAGAAAGGAGTCTCTTCATGTACCAATGCATTGTGCCATTTAGCCATCAAATTGACATCGTCCATTTTTCAGATGGCATTTAATGAACTGAGAAGGCAGTGTGCATTTTCACTGAGAGAACGTGCCATTAGCAGTCTGGCTAATTTTTTGGTGAGCGAAGCTTTATCAAATGCTTTACAGGATTTACAGTATGTAAAGAAGCAGATATTCACAAACACAGTTGCTAGGTTTGCTGCAGATCTTGCCGAAGAGCTTGTTTTTGAAGGCATCATGGAAGTGTGTCAGTTTTCGTATCCCCCAACACCCACGTCTCCACAGTGTTGGTCGTTGGACTGTGAAGATAGAGTAGTAAAGTCATATGCAAAAGACTTATCTGAGTCTGTAATACAGGAAGCGTTTATTGAGCTTTCACAAGTTGATGTGACATTCACAACCAAGGCAGCGGTTAGTGTTTCTACAGATAACCTAAAGTGTGCGAGCACAGAAAATTTAGTGCCATTGACACAGACCTCCACGTTTTCCCCTGCTTTTAACAATCAGACAGTTATGGCAACAAGACCCATGCAGGAATATAAAAAGGAATACACAGTACAGCAGGCCTTGTTTTGTACTTCTGGAGTTGTTACTTCTATACCAGTGCCCTTGGCGGGAAATGCCCTTCTCCCATATCATATTTCATCTAATACATATCAGGCAAAGTCTCTTCAGTCATCTGATGGTAATAATTTGAATGGTGATTCTATCCAGACACGTGTTaccacaaaaaacaaagaagaggaaGTAGCATGtctcagaaatatttgtttaccCTCAGACCACAATCCAGGTAGCCAGAAAGATTTTAAACCAACTAATGATGATATTGAAATGCAAAGCTCTTCAAAATTACCAAGTGATCCTGTGATTATTAGCAACTTTTCTACAGCAATGGTGCATACGATTGTAAATGAAACGCTGGAGTCAATGACATCATTCAAAGGCACGAACACAGTTGATGAACACACAGATTGTGTAACTACAGCAGTAAAGGGAAAACCCTTTGCTTTTCACTCTGACCAAGCAACACTGCAACTGAGCGAAGCTAGCAATAAGGACATGTTTGCTGATCAGTTATCTAAATCTATTCTTAAACATTCCATAGATAAAAGCAAATCAGTGCTTCCAAATGTAGATAAAAGTGCTGAACACAAGGAAGGCTTGCCTATTCCCAGAGAAGAGTCACAATTCCCCAAATTTTCTGATCCTCAAGATCACTTAACCCACTGTTTGCTTTCAGTAGGAAAGGATTATGTTCCAGAATGTAAAGGTTCATCAGCTCACGGATTTTCTTTAGAGACACTACCACCTTGTCCAACAATTGTAGGTCAGAAACCTGATTTGAAGGAAGTTGCTAAGGACAAATCTGTGAAAAAGCATAATTTGAATAATACAGCACTTGAGCCCTTGTCTTTTGGGCAAGAACACCCTTTTCCTCATTCACATACTTTGTCCTCCACAGTGCTTACATGTGTAGATGGTTTGCATGTGgaagataaacagaaaattagAGATGGAAATGTAATACCTGGCACTCCTCCATCCACTCCTCTAGTACCATCCCAGGCTAGTTCTGAATGGGATATTAAGAAGTTAACCAAAAAGCTCAAGGGGGAATTAGCAAAAGAATTTGCACCTGCTACGCCACCCTCTACACCTCACAACTCGTCTGTTGGTAGTTTgtctgaaaatgaacaaaatactaTAGAAAAAGAAGAGTTCATGTTGAAACTCATGCGATCTCTTTCAGAAGAGGTTGAAAGTAGTGAAGACGAAGAGCACCCAGAAGTGGATGTAAAGTCTGAGCACCCAGGGAAAAAAGTTCAATTTGCAGAATCATTAGCTACCCACATCATTTCTCTCGCAACGGAAATGGCAGCTTCCCATTTAGATAATAAAGTCATTCAAGAACCCAGGGTTAAAAGCCCTTGCTTAAATGCACAAAGTCAAAGAAGTGTGTCACCTGCTGTTTTAAATTGCTCAGAGGAAAATTTACAAACGTTATGCAATTTTGCAAGTGATATGGCGGCAGAAGTCATTACAGAAGCTGAGAAAATAGCAAAAGTTAGAAGTTGTATGCCTTTCAGGCAAAGGAAGAATAGTTGTTACGTTGATGGTGGCCGAGATGATAGATTAGAAGAGAAGTTGGAAATGGAGGCTGTAGCATACCCACGAGAAGGAGATCCATTCATTCTTTCGTTACCACCAAATCCTTTTATGTCTGGTCTGACGTATAAGTATCCCAGCTGTGAAAGCGTGACAGACGAGTATGCGGGTCATATTATCCAAGTGCTAAAACAGGAAGGCGGCAATCGTGAGTTAATAATGGACCAGTATGCCAATAGACTTGCTTATCGATCTGTTAAATCAGGATTACAAGAAGCTGCCAAGACAACCAAAATGAAGTGCAGCTCAAAAATGTTTCCCCTGCAAAGCTCACAGGTAAAAACCAAGAACGAACTATTAATATTCCTAAATAAAGAACACCACCAAGAAGTAGATAAAGAAcgacaaagcaaaagaaatggaGGTTACCTTTGTAAAAATCAAACCTGTGAATGGACGCGGGATACATATAAAAATGAGTCCTCTGAACTGTATAATTTTTCAACCTCTCTAGCTCACAGCATAACAAGAGATGTCAAAAAAGAGCTGACAACGTCTACGGTTGGCTTGCCAAAATCCTTAACAGATTCTTGCCTTTATGAAAAGTCTGGATGTGATGAAGATACCAAGTCTCACATTGAGCCAGAATTTCTTCAGTCTCTTCAGCCTCCCTCACAAAATCACAGATTTTATCACAGTACAGGCAACTTAAATGGATATGGTCATGGAGAGAATGTTGTTCAAGCTATAGAGCAGTATGCTAAAAAAGTAGTGGATGACACACTAGAGCTCAGTTTAGGATCTGCAGTTTTCCATGAGTCTGAGTCCACGAAAGCAGCTGATAGGGTCACTTATGCGGAAAAGTTGTCACCTCTCATAAGTCAAGCTTGCAGATACTGTGACCGTAAAGAATTGCATGATTGTACTGGGAATTCATCTCAGCACATTTCTAGACTGGATTCATTTGCTAGCGGTAAGCCAGTTTCTGTATCGAAACTTAGCAACATCCATCAGGAGTCTAGAATTTGTCACCTTGATGTCCCACAAATTCATGTTGGTCTTGATAAGAAGACAGTGCTTGCTGAGAAGATAGTTGCTGAAGCTATtgaaaaagcagagagagagctgAGCAATACCAGCTTGGCGGCTGATAGCGGAATCGGACAAGATGGCATTAGCTTTGTTGAGAGCCTGACCACAGAAATAATGACATCGGCAATGACGAATGTTGGACGCGCGGTTAGCAG tccaaaagaaatagaagacttaCAGTCAACCGAGTCTTTCGGCAGCCAGCAGATGAATCTCAGTATTGGTGATGACAGCACGGGTAGCTGGTCTAATTTAAGTTTTGAAGATGAACACCAGGATGAAAGTAGCAGTTTTCATCACCTAAGTGAAAG TGATGAGCCAGATGATAAAGATGAAGATCCTGAGGATGATGGAGAAG GTTTGGGGCCAGACAGAAAGATTCTGCTCATTACCAATATTGACATGGAGCCTTGCACAGTGGATCCCCAGCTAAGGATTATTCTTCAGTGGCTCGTGGCTTCTGAGGCTGAAGTGACAGAACTTTATCTTCATGACTCTGCAAAGAAGGAGTTCATACAA
- the AKAP11 gene encoding A-kinase anchor protein 11 isoform X1 encodes MATFQTLRNSHMKTRASVRKSFSEDVFQSVKSLLQSEKELCTISAEDCLKQDEHANLTEVTFLGFNEETDAAHIQDLAAVSVELPDLLNSLHFCSLNENEIICMKDISKSSDTNSGPLNQSQHSGMLCVMRVSPTLPRLRIDFIFSLLSKYATGIRYTLDTYLHQKHQLETAKEDDDDDTNQSVSSIEDDFVTAFEHLEEEEASKPYNDGINITALKSQCDAASQTSSGHHLETHDLRILVSSGRQKSLANPSASLINVLGHKELPSVKTSVTTLISEPWIQKSFYRSSNASDKGSDAQKTLFSSSPAYSSESECSSPSPVIFLDEEGYQKSLKAKLELPKIPVMKDDIEDSDSEVSEFFDSFDQFDELEQTLEASCSFPKDPVLGKPSQKKGHKHEKSCSVTTTMNPQKFKFDRPALPANVRKPTPRKPESPYSNLCDAPDSPRPVKASGEDSGLFSPIRSSAFSPLGGCTPAECFCQTDTGGDKIHENHDSVYYTYEDYANSISCEVLGSVLHTQHTHATSNIHSIKKGENKTIALKNGSLDQKNKSKNTSLMIKDSIQKFASDLVEKSFGSAFKDLQKGVSSCTNALCHLAIKLTSSIFQMAFNELRRQCAFSLRERAISSLANFLVSEALSNALQDLQYVKKQIFTNTVARFAADLAEELVFEGIMEVCQFSYPPTPTSPQCWSLDCEDRVVKSYAKDLSESVIQEAFIELSQVDVTFTTKAAVSVSTDNLKCASTENLVPLTQTSTFSPAFNNQTVMATRPMQEYKKEYTVQQALFCTSGVVTSIPVPLAGNALLPYHISSNTYQAKSLQSSDGNNLNGDSIQTRVTTKNKEEEVACLRNICLPSDHNPGSQKDFKPTNDDIEMQSSSKLPSDPVIISNFSTAMVHTIVNETLESMTSFKGTNTVDEHTDCVTTAVKGKPFAFHSDQATLQLSEASNKDMFADQLSKSILKHSIDKSKSVLPNVDKSAEHKEGLPIPREESQFPKFSDPQDHLTHCLLSVGKDYVPECKGSSAHGFSLETLPPCPTIVGQKPDLKEVAKDKSVKKHNLNNTALEPLSFGQEHPFPHSHTLSSTVLTCVDGLHVEDKQKIRDGNVIPGTPPSTPLVPSQASSEWDIKKLTKKLKGELAKEFAPATPPSTPHNSSVGSLSENEQNTIEKEEFMLKLMRSLSEEVESSEDEEHPEVDVKSEHPGKKVQFAESLATHIISLATEMAASHLDNKVIQEPRVKSPCLNAQSQRSVSPAVLNCSEENLQTLCNFASDMAAEVITEAEKIAKVRSCMPFRQRKNSCYVDGGRDDRLEEKLEMEAVAYPREGDPFILSLPPNPFMSGLTYKYPSCESVTDEYAGHIIQVLKQEGGNRELIMDQYANRLAYRSVKSGLQEAAKTTKMKCSSKMFPLQSSQVKTKNELLIFLNKEHHQEVDKERQSKRNGGYLCKNQTCEWTRDTYKNESSELYNFSTSLAHSITRDVKKELTTSTVGLPKSLTDSCLYEKSGCDEDTKSHIEPEFLQSLQPPSQNHRFYHSTGNLNGYGHGENVVQAIEQYAKKVVDDTLELSLGSAVFHESESTKAADRVTYAEKLSPLISQACRYCDRKELHDCTGNSSQHISRLDSFASGKPVSVSKLSNIHQESRICHLDVPQIHVGLDKKTVLAEKIVAEAIEKAERELSNTSLAADSGIGQDGISFVESLTTEIMTSAMTNVGRAVSSPKEIEDLQSTESFGSQQMNLSIGDDSTGSWSNLSFEDEHQDESSSFHHLSESNGNSSSWSSLGLEGDLYEDNLSFPTSDSDEPDDKDEDPEDDGEGLGPDRKILLITNIDMEPCTVDPQLRIILQWLVASEAEVTELYLHDSAKKEFIQLSKRLQEKGWKVGDVVQAVLQYYEVQEERHKSLFDWLLEDA; translated from the exons agctTCAGTGAAGATGTGTTCCAGTCTGTCAAGTCTTTATTACAGAGTGAGAAGGAACTATGCACTATATCAGCAGAGGATTGTTTAAAGCAGGATGAACATGCCAATTTGACTGAG GTTACATTTCTAGGTTTTAATGAAGAAACAGATGCTGCTCATATACAG GATTTAGCTGCAGTTTCTGTGGAACTTCCAGATCTTCTGAATTCATTGCACTTCTGCAgtctaaatgaaaatgaaatcatttgtaTGAAGGATATAAGTAAATCATCAGATACAAACAGTGGTCCTCTAAATCAG AGTCAGCATTCTGGAATGCTCTGCGTCATGAGAGTGTCACCTACATTACCAAGACTCAGAATTGATTTTATCTTTAGTCTCCTAAGTAAATATGCTACTGGTATAAGATACACCCTGGACACATATTTGCATCAGAAGCACCAACTTGAGACTGCTAAGGAAGACGATGATGATGACACCAACCAGTCTGTGTCTTCCATAGAGGATGACTTTGTCACTGCTTTTGAGCACTTAGAGGAAGAAGAGGCCTCAAAGCCGTATAATGATG GAATAAATATTACTGCACTAAAGAGCCAGTGTGATGCTGCTTCACAGACTTCTTCTGGTCACCATTTAGAAACCCATGATTTAAGGATTCTGGTTAGTTCTGGGAGGCAGAAGTCATTGGCTAACCCTTCAGCTTCCTTAATAAATGTGCTGGGACATAAAGAACTACCTTCTGTGAAAACTTCAGTCACCACGTTAATTTCTGAGCCTTGGATCCAAAAGAGTTTCTACAGGTCATCTAATGCTTCAGATAAAGGTAGTGATGCacagaaaacattattttcttcttcccctgcctACTCCTCTGAATCTGAATGCTCAAGTCCAAGTCCTGTTATTTTCTTGGATGAAGAGGGTTATCAGAAAAGTTTAAAAGCAAAACTTGAGTTACCTAAAATTCCTGTGATGAAAGATGATATAGAAGATTCAGACTCAGAAGTAAGTGAATTTTTTGATAGTTTTGATCAGTTTGATGAACTAGAACAAACTTTAGAGGCTTCTTGTTCATTTCCAAAAGATCCTGTCCTAGGGAAGCCATCGCAAAAGAAAGGACACAAACATGAAAAATCTTGCTCTGTAACCACTACTATGAATCCTCAAAAATTCAAGTTTGATCGTCCAGCTCTCCCAGCTAATGTTAGAAAGCCAACTCCTCGTAAACCGGAATCCCCTTATAGTAACCTGTGTGATGCCCCGGATTCACCTCGCCCAGTGAAGGCGTCAGGGGAAGACAGTGGTTTGTTTAGCCCTATTCGATCTTCTGCCTTTAGTCCTCTTGGAGGCTGTACTCCTGCTGAATGTTTTTGCCAAACAGATACTGGTGGAGATAAGATTCATGAAAATCATGATTCTGTTTATTACACCTATGAGGATTATGCAAATAGCATTTCATGTGAGGTATTGGGCTCAGTTCTTCATACCCAGCACACTCATGCAACCTCAAATATTCATAGtattaaaaagggagaaaataaaaccatagctCTTAAGAATGGAAGCCttgatcaaaaaaataaatctaaaaatacatCCTTGATGATTAAAGACAGTATTCAGAAATTTGCATCAGATCTCGTGGAAAAAAGTTTCGGCAGTGCATTTAAAGACTTACAGAAAGGAGTCTCTTCATGTACCAATGCATTGTGCCATTTAGCCATCAAATTGACATCGTCCATTTTTCAGATGGCATTTAATGAACTGAGAAGGCAGTGTGCATTTTCACTGAGAGAACGTGCCATTAGCAGTCTGGCTAATTTTTTGGTGAGCGAAGCTTTATCAAATGCTTTACAGGATTTACAGTATGTAAAGAAGCAGATATTCACAAACACAGTTGCTAGGTTTGCTGCAGATCTTGCCGAAGAGCTTGTTTTTGAAGGCATCATGGAAGTGTGTCAGTTTTCGTATCCCCCAACACCCACGTCTCCACAGTGTTGGTCGTTGGACTGTGAAGATAGAGTAGTAAAGTCATATGCAAAAGACTTATCTGAGTCTGTAATACAGGAAGCGTTTATTGAGCTTTCACAAGTTGATGTGACATTCACAACCAAGGCAGCGGTTAGTGTTTCTACAGATAACCTAAAGTGTGCGAGCACAGAAAATTTAGTGCCATTGACACAGACCTCCACGTTTTCCCCTGCTTTTAACAATCAGACAGTTATGGCAACAAGACCCATGCAGGAATATAAAAAGGAATACACAGTACAGCAGGCCTTGTTTTGTACTTCTGGAGTTGTTACTTCTATACCAGTGCCCTTGGCGGGAAATGCCCTTCTCCCATATCATATTTCATCTAATACATATCAGGCAAAGTCTCTTCAGTCATCTGATGGTAATAATTTGAATGGTGATTCTATCCAGACACGTGTTaccacaaaaaacaaagaagaggaaGTAGCATGtctcagaaatatttgtttaccCTCAGACCACAATCCAGGTAGCCAGAAAGATTTTAAACCAACTAATGATGATATTGAAATGCAAAGCTCTTCAAAATTACCAAGTGATCCTGTGATTATTAGCAACTTTTCTACAGCAATGGTGCATACGATTGTAAATGAAACGCTGGAGTCAATGACATCATTCAAAGGCACGAACACAGTTGATGAACACACAGATTGTGTAACTACAGCAGTAAAGGGAAAACCCTTTGCTTTTCACTCTGACCAAGCAACACTGCAACTGAGCGAAGCTAGCAATAAGGACATGTTTGCTGATCAGTTATCTAAATCTATTCTTAAACATTCCATAGATAAAAGCAAATCAGTGCTTCCAAATGTAGATAAAAGTGCTGAACACAAGGAAGGCTTGCCTATTCCCAGAGAAGAGTCACAATTCCCCAAATTTTCTGATCCTCAAGATCACTTAACCCACTGTTTGCTTTCAGTAGGAAAGGATTATGTTCCAGAATGTAAAGGTTCATCAGCTCACGGATTTTCTTTAGAGACACTACCACCTTGTCCAACAATTGTAGGTCAGAAACCTGATTTGAAGGAAGTTGCTAAGGACAAATCTGTGAAAAAGCATAATTTGAATAATACAGCACTTGAGCCCTTGTCTTTTGGGCAAGAACACCCTTTTCCTCATTCACATACTTTGTCCTCCACAGTGCTTACATGTGTAGATGGTTTGCATGTGgaagataaacagaaaattagAGATGGAAATGTAATACCTGGCACTCCTCCATCCACTCCTCTAGTACCATCCCAGGCTAGTTCTGAATGGGATATTAAGAAGTTAACCAAAAAGCTCAAGGGGGAATTAGCAAAAGAATTTGCACCTGCTACGCCACCCTCTACACCTCACAACTCGTCTGTTGGTAGTTTgtctgaaaatgaacaaaatactaTAGAAAAAGAAGAGTTCATGTTGAAACTCATGCGATCTCTTTCAGAAGAGGTTGAAAGTAGTGAAGACGAAGAGCACCCAGAAGTGGATGTAAAGTCTGAGCACCCAGGGAAAAAAGTTCAATTTGCAGAATCATTAGCTACCCACATCATTTCTCTCGCAACGGAAATGGCAGCTTCCCATTTAGATAATAAAGTCATTCAAGAACCCAGGGTTAAAAGCCCTTGCTTAAATGCACAAAGTCAAAGAAGTGTGTCACCTGCTGTTTTAAATTGCTCAGAGGAAAATTTACAAACGTTATGCAATTTTGCAAGTGATATGGCGGCAGAAGTCATTACAGAAGCTGAGAAAATAGCAAAAGTTAGAAGTTGTATGCCTTTCAGGCAAAGGAAGAATAGTTGTTACGTTGATGGTGGCCGAGATGATAGATTAGAAGAGAAGTTGGAAATGGAGGCTGTAGCATACCCACGAGAAGGAGATCCATTCATTCTTTCGTTACCACCAAATCCTTTTATGTCTGGTCTGACGTATAAGTATCCCAGCTGTGAAAGCGTGACAGACGAGTATGCGGGTCATATTATCCAAGTGCTAAAACAGGAAGGCGGCAATCGTGAGTTAATAATGGACCAGTATGCCAATAGACTTGCTTATCGATCTGTTAAATCAGGATTACAAGAAGCTGCCAAGACAACCAAAATGAAGTGCAGCTCAAAAATGTTTCCCCTGCAAAGCTCACAGGTAAAAACCAAGAACGAACTATTAATATTCCTAAATAAAGAACACCACCAAGAAGTAGATAAAGAAcgacaaagcaaaagaaatggaGGTTACCTTTGTAAAAATCAAACCTGTGAATGGACGCGGGATACATATAAAAATGAGTCCTCTGAACTGTATAATTTTTCAACCTCTCTAGCTCACAGCATAACAAGAGATGTCAAAAAAGAGCTGACAACGTCTACGGTTGGCTTGCCAAAATCCTTAACAGATTCTTGCCTTTATGAAAAGTCTGGATGTGATGAAGATACCAAGTCTCACATTGAGCCAGAATTTCTTCAGTCTCTTCAGCCTCCCTCACAAAATCACAGATTTTATCACAGTACAGGCAACTTAAATGGATATGGTCATGGAGAGAATGTTGTTCAAGCTATAGAGCAGTATGCTAAAAAAGTAGTGGATGACACACTAGAGCTCAGTTTAGGATCTGCAGTTTTCCATGAGTCTGAGTCCACGAAAGCAGCTGATAGGGTCACTTATGCGGAAAAGTTGTCACCTCTCATAAGTCAAGCTTGCAGATACTGTGACCGTAAAGAATTGCATGATTGTACTGGGAATTCATCTCAGCACATTTCTAGACTGGATTCATTTGCTAGCGGTAAGCCAGTTTCTGTATCGAAACTTAGCAACATCCATCAGGAGTCTAGAATTTGTCACCTTGATGTCCCACAAATTCATGTTGGTCTTGATAAGAAGACAGTGCTTGCTGAGAAGATAGTTGCTGAAGCTATtgaaaaagcagagagagagctgAGCAATACCAGCTTGGCGGCTGATAGCGGAATCGGACAAGATGGCATTAGCTTTGTTGAGAGCCTGACCACAGAAATAATGACATCGGCAATGACGAATGTTGGACGCGCGGTTAGCAG tccaaaagaaatagaagacttaCAGTCAACCGAGTCTTTCGGCAGCCAGCAGATGAATCTCAGTATTGGTGATGACAGCACGGGTAGCTGGTCTAATTTAAGTTTTGAAGATGAACACCAGGATGAAAGTAGCAGTTTTCATCACCTAAGTGAAAG TAATGGTAACAGCAGTAGCTGGAGCAGTCTTGGTTTAGAAGGAGATTTGTATGAGGACAATTTATCCTTTCCAACATCAGACAG TGATGAGCCAGATGATAAAGATGAAGATCCTGAGGATGATGGAGAAG GTTTGGGGCCAGACAGAAAGATTCTGCTCATTACCAATATTGACATGGAGCCTTGCACAGTGGATCCCCAGCTAAGGATTATTCTTCAGTGGCTCGTGGCTTCTGAGGCTGAAGTGACAGAACTTTATCTTCATGACTCTGCAAAGAAGGAGTTCATACAA